Proteins encoded by one window of Lates calcarifer isolate ASB-BC8 linkage group LG5, TLL_Latcal_v3, whole genome shotgun sequence:
- the jupa gene encoding LOW QUALITY PROTEIN: junction plakoglobin a (The sequence of the model RefSeq protein was modified relative to this genomic sequence to represent the inferred CDS: deleted 1 base in 1 codon): MAMQMGEVDNGVVKVAEWQQTMYGLDSGIQSGATTVRDDDGEYTTSKHYTVTTTVTREQPELDSQYTMTRAQRVRAAMFPETLEEGTTILSTQTDPSQMTNVQRLAEPSQMLKTAIIHLINYQDDAELATRAVPELTKLLNDEDQVVVSKAAQIVNQLTRKEASRRALMQSPQMVAAVVRAMQNTSDLETARATASILHNLSHQREGLLSIFKSGGIPALVRMLSSPMESVLFYAITTLHNLLLHQEGAKMAVRLADGLQRMVPLLKKSNPKFLAITTDCLQLLSYGNQESKLIILANGGPEGLVHIMRNYSYEKLLWTTSRVLKVLSVCPSNKPAIVEAGGMQALGKHLSGSSQRLMQNCLWTLRNLSDAATKQEGMDSLLQVLVGLLSSDDINMLTCATGILSNLTCNNAHNKTLVTQSNGVEALIHAILRAGEKEDVTEPAVCALRHLTSRHQQAEVAQNAVRRHYGIPAIVKLLNQPYYWPVIKAVVGLIRNLALCQENQAPLRDAGAIPRLVNLLLKAHQDAQKHGSSAQQTYQDGVRMEEIVEGCTGALHILARDPVNRAEIANLQTIPLFVQLLYSPVDNVKRVAAGVLCELALDKPSAEMIDSEGASAPLMELLHSNNEGIATYAAAVLFRISEDKNSDYKKRVSVELTHSLFKHDPAAWEMAHNTVPMDGHYPDELDAGFQGYGYAGDIPMDGMDGNMMIDDYTGSVAYDRQPYA; the protein is encoded by the exons ATGGCAATGCAAA TGGGTGAGGTTGATAATGGTGTGGTGAAGGTGGCAGAGTGGCAGCAGACAATGTATGGCCTAGACTCGGGCATCCAGTCTGGAGCCACCACAGTCAGAGATGACGACGGCGAGTACACCACCTCCAAACACTACACTGTGACCACCACTGTCACAAGGGAACAGCCTG AGTTGGATAGCCAGTACACTATGACCAGAGCCCAGCGGGTGAGGGCTGCTATGTTCCCAGAGACGCTGGAAGAAGGCACAACCATCCTGTCTACTCAGACAGACCCGTCCCAGATGACCAACGTCCAGCGGCTGGCTGAGCCATCCCAGATGCTCAAGACCGCCATCATCCATCTGATCAACTACCAGGACGACGCCGAGCTAGCCACACGCGCTGTGCCTGAGCTCACCAAACTGCTCAACGATGAAGACCAG GTGGTGGTCAGCAAGGCAGCACAGATTGTCAACCAACTGACACGCAAAGAGGCATCGCGCCGCGCGCTGATGCAGTCCCCTCAGATGGTGGCAGCAGTGGTGCGGGCCATGCAGAACACAAGTGACCTGGAGACCGCGCGGGCCACAGCCAGCATCCTCCACAACCTGTCCCACCAGAGGGAGGGCCTGCTCTCCATCTTCAAGTCTGGAGGCATCCCTGCTCTTGTCCGCATGCTCAG TTCTCCCATGGAGTCTGTGCTCTTCTACGCCATCACCACGCTCCACAACCTGCTGTTGCACCAGGAGGGAGCTAAGATGGCCGTGCGTCTGGCCGACGGCCTGCAGAGGATGGTTCCCCTGCTGAAGAAGAGCAACCCCAAGTTCCTGGCCATCACCACAgactgtctgcagctgctgtcctACGGCAACCAGGAGAGCAAG CTGATCATCCTCGCCAACGGGGGTCCTGAGGGTCTAGTTCACATCATGAGAAACTACAGCTATGAGAAGCTGCTGTGGACCACAAGCCGTGTGCTCAAAGTCCTCTCTGTTTGCCCCAGCAACAAACCCGCCATTGTAGAGGCTG GCGGGATGCAGGCTCTGGGCAAACACCTCTCCGGCTCTAGCCAACGTCTGATGCAGAACTGCCTGTGGACGCTCAGGAACCTGTCTGACGCTGCCACCAAGCAG GAGGGTATGGACAGCCTGCTGCAGGTGCTGGTGGGCCTGCTCAGCTCAGATGACATCAACATGCTCACTTGCGCCACCGGCATCCTGTCTAACCTTACATGCAACAACGCCCACAACAAAACCCTGGTCACCCAGAGCAATGGAGTGGAGGCACTGATCCACGCCATATTGCGTGCCGGTGAGAAGGAGGATGTGACCGAACCTGCCGTCTGCGCTCTGCGCCACCTGACTTCGCGCCACCAGCAGGCTGAGGTGGCGCAGAATGCTGTGAGGAGACACTATGGCATCCCCGCCATCGTCAAGCTGCTCAACCAGCCCTACTACTGGCCTGTCATCAag GCTGTGGTCGGCCTGATCCGTAACCTGGCCCTGTGCCAGGAGAACCAAGCCCCTCTCAGGGACGCCGGAGCGATCCCCCGTCTCGTCAACCTGCTGCTCAAAGCCCACCAGGACGCCCAGAAACACGGCTCATCTGCTCAGCAAACATACCAG GATGGAGTGAGGATGGAGGAGATTGTGGAGGGCTGCACAGGAGCTCTGCACATCCTGGCCAGAGATCCTGTCAACAGAGCAGAGATTGCCAACCTGCAGACCATTCCTCTGTTTGTGCAG CTGCTCTATTCTCCTGTGGACAATGTGAAGCGCGTGGCGGCA GGCGTCCTGTGCGAGCTGGCCCTGGACAAGCCATCGGCTGAGATGATCGACAGCGAGGGAGCATCGGCTCCACTGATGGAGCTGCTGCACTCCAATAACGAGGGCATTG CTACCTACGCTGCAGCTGTGCTCTTCCGCATCTCTGAGGATAAAAACTCAGACTACAAGAAGCGAGTGTCTGTGGagctcacacactctctgttcAAACACGACCCCGCTGCCTGGGAGATG GCCCACAACACCGTCCCCATGGATGGACACTATCCAGATG AACTGGACGCCGGTTTCCAAGGCTACGGCTACGCAGGTGACATTCCCATGGACGGCATGGATGGAAATATGATGATTGATGATTACACAGGCAGTGTGGCCTACGACAGACAACCGTACGCTTAG